TGCTCTGGAACAGAACTTCCCGAATCCTTTCAACCCGTCAACTTCAATCCGTTTTGACGTTCCGCAGGAAGGCTTTGTTACACTTAAGGTTTACAACATTGTAGGCCAGGTTGTAGCTACTCTGGTGAACAACCAGTCGCTTTCAGCCGGACGCCACATCGTAAGCTTTGACGCCGGCAGGCTCTCAAGCGGTGTTTACTTCTACACTATGGAAGCAAGCGGCGTGGTTATAACAAAGAAAATGATGCTCTTGAAGTAATTTGTTCCATACGGGAAGCCTGGCCTGAAATATGGCCGGGCTTCCGGTAATAAATGGTAAGATTAAATTTCGAATAAATTTTCCGGAGAACAATATGCGCTCTGCACTATTATATGGCCCACACGATTTTAGAATTGAAAACTGCCCTACTCCCCATATGGGTGATGATGAATGCCTCATCAGGGTAAAAGCCTGCGGAGTCTGCCACTCGGAGCTCCACCAGTGGGAAGTGAAAATTAAAGATTTGGAATACCCCCGCCACATCGGACACGAAGTGGCAGGTGAAATTATTAAAGTAGGAAAAAATGTGAAGGATTTTAAGCCGGGCGACAGGGTGGCCATATGGGCAGATGGCAAAGGCTATGCAGAAGAACTCGTGGCAACGCCCGACAGGCTCTGTATCATATCTCCTGAAATTCCCTATGAACTTGCTCTTTCTGAACCTATTGCCTGTACCACAAACGGGGTGACAAAGGCCAATATCCAGTTAGATGATACGGTTGCTCTCGTTGGAACAGGTTTTATGGGACTCATACTGCTGCAGGAAATTAAACTAAGAGGGGTGAAAAAGTTAATTGCAATAGACGTTCGCGATGAAATGCTGGCGCTTGCTGAAAAACTCGGCGCTGATGTGGTGATAAATCCAAAGAAAGAAGACCCCGTAAAGAAAATTAAAGAACTTACAAACGATAAGGGAGTGGATATTTGCTTTGAAGTTGGCGGCGTACAGTCAACTTTTGAACTAGCCCCTGAACTCGTTAGAATGGAAGGAAAACTCGTAATCTTCGGCTACCATCCCGGCCCCCGTCAAATAAAGGACCTCGGATACTGGAACTGGATGGCTTTTGACATTATAAATGCTCATTTCAGGGATTTGAATACAATTCTCAAAGGCGCGCGCGTGGGTATGGAACTCTTAAACGAGGGTAAAATCAACATGTCACCTCTGATTACTCATAGATATAAACTTGACGAAATTGAATCGGCTTTTACTGCTGCCAGGGAAAAACCCTCCGGCTTCGTTAAATCTGTAATTGTAATGGATTAGTTAAAGAGTGAAAAGAAAAACAATTTGCACTGCAAATTCATGAGGATAGTGTCATGGCTCTAAAAAAAATAACCCGAAAATATCTTCCGGCAGCTATACTTTCTGCCGTAATCGTCGTTCTCTTTTCAATGGAATCCTTTGCCCAGACAGGGGGAAAAATTACAGGAAAGGTAAGGGATGCCGGCACAAGAGAACCTTTGCCCGGAGTAACAATCCGTGTTGAAGGCACCGGGCAGGGTGCCGTAACTGACGTCGAAGGCGATTACTATATCCTGAACGTGCGCCCCGGAACCTACAGCGTCCAGGCCTCCATGGTGGGATATAAAAACATCCTCAAAACAGGCGTCAGCGTCAGCGCAAACCATACAACTAACCTGGATTATGAACTGGATGCAACAGTCGTACAGGTGGGGCAGGATGTGGTCGTGGTTGCCGAGAGGCCACTGGTCGAGAAGGACCAGACTTCAACAAGGCACTACGTCGAGGCTACGGACATTGCCGCCCGGCCGACCACACAGCTGACTGAAATTCTTACCACACTGCCTGGTATCGATATGAGTAACGGGCAGGTAGTGGTCAGAAGAGGCTCACTTGACCAGGTCTCATTCCTTATTGACGGTATAAGAGCCCGCAACCCTCTGGACTTTCAGCCTTATACAAATATTAATATAACTGCCATACAGGAGCTGGAAGTCATCACGGGCGGCTTCAATGCCGAGTACGGCGAGGCTCAGTCGGGTGTGTTTAACATTATTACAAAAGAAGGCGGAAACTCAATTACAGGAACAAGTGAATTCCGCTGGACTCCTGCAGGCCTTCATCACTGGGGAACTGCTTTCTACGACTACTCAACTAATCGCTACTGGGAAAATACTCACGCAAGACACCTCCAGTGGTGGATAGATAACCCTAACCAGTGGGTCGATCCTAACGGCATTCCGGGCAACGATCCTAAAAGCATCTGGACACCGGAACAGGCCTACCAGGACTATATGAACACTCATCAGCCCCTGACCGATTATACCAACCGCGACTCATATCAGGAGGAACTCTCCATTGGTGGACCCGTTCCTTTGATCCGTGACATGTTCTTTTTTATCTCCGGCAAGTACCGCACCGCTCCGCCTGTTACAGGCAACAGCATCAGAAACAAGGGTACATGGTTTGACGGAACGGCAAAGCTGACCTTAAAGACCAGCGATGCGGTTAAATTTATGTTCTCGGGCTTCTACGGCATTCAGAATACAAACCAGGGAATGGAATATATGGATGCAGACTGGATAACTGGTTACGGCCTGGATAACAAATATGCTTATTACGACTACCCCGGATACCCTGAGCACAGAACCGACGGCCAGATACTTCAGATGACTCACGTCCTGGGCGTTAGCACTTTCTACCAGGTTCAGCTGAGCAGAAACCATACATACCGGAGCCAGGGCGTGTTCCCAAACGATCCTAACGGCTGGGATCTTGGCGTACCTCTTTATGACCGCCTGAGGGCGGTGGACCAGTATGGAAATCCTATACCCGGCGGATACAATAACCTGATCGGCCTCCATACAACCGGCTATTACTACAGGGGCCACGATGATAATACCGACCTTTCACTTTCAGGCAACATGACAAGCCAGCTCAATAAATACTGGCAGATGAAAGGCGGGGCTGACCTTACATACTATACCTTGAAACGCTTCCAGGAAACAAAAGCCTTTAAGGCTATTGAAGACAATACATATCATCCATATGAAGGCAATCTTTACTTCCAGAATAAACTTGAATTCGGCGGCCTTATAATGAACCTCGGCTTACGCTACGATTTCTATAACGTAAACGATAAGGTCTACACAAATCCTTTTGACCCGCTGGATATTACTACGGCTGCCCTTGAAAACAGGGCCCCGCATCCGCAGACAGAACCAACAAAACTCTATGGGCAGCTTTCCCCCAGAATCGGTATCTCTCACCCGATCTCTGAGAAAACTGTGCTCCATTTCTCTTACGGCCACTTCTTCCAGAGAGCCAGCTTTGGTGACTATGGCGAAGGTACTGCTGTCTCCGGTATCCTCAATACTTATTTGATCCGTCTCGATTCGGCTACTGTAATTCCTTACAACCTCGGCAACAGGGACTTAAAACCGAGGAAAACTGTTGCCTACGAGCTCGGTATTGA
This portion of the Ignavibacteria bacterium genome encodes:
- a CDS encoding zinc-binding dehydrogenase, which produces MRSALLYGPHDFRIENCPTPHMGDDECLIRVKACGVCHSELHQWEVKIKDLEYPRHIGHEVAGEIIKVGKNVKDFKPGDRVAIWADGKGYAEELVATPDRLCIISPEIPYELALSEPIACTTNGVTKANIQLDDTVALVGTGFMGLILLQEIKLRGVKKLIAIDVRDEMLALAEKLGADVVINPKKEDPVKKIKELTNDKGVDICFEVGGVQSTFELAPELVRMEGKLVIFGYHPGPRQIKDLGYWNWMAFDIINAHFRDLNTILKGARVGMELLNEGKINMSPLITHRYKLDEIESAFTAAREKPSGFVKSVIVMD
- a CDS encoding TonB-dependent receptor, with the translated sequence MALKKITRKYLPAAILSAVIVVLFSMESFAQTGGKITGKVRDAGTREPLPGVTIRVEGTGQGAVTDVEGDYYILNVRPGTYSVQASMVGYKNILKTGVSVSANHTTNLDYELDATVVQVGQDVVVVAERPLVEKDQTSTRHYVEATDIAARPTTQLTEILTTLPGIDMSNGQVVVRRGSLDQVSFLIDGIRARNPLDFQPYTNINITAIQELEVITGGFNAEYGEAQSGVFNIITKEGGNSITGTSEFRWTPAGLHHWGTAFYDYSTNRYWENTHARHLQWWIDNPNQWVDPNGIPGNDPKSIWTPEQAYQDYMNTHQPLTDYTNRDSYQEELSIGGPVPLIRDMFFFISGKYRTAPPVTGNSIRNKGTWFDGTAKLTLKTSDAVKFMFSGFYGIQNTNQGMEYMDADWITGYGLDNKYAYYDYPGYPEHRTDGQILQMTHVLGVSTFYQVQLSRNHTYRSQGVFPNDPNGWDLGVPLYDRLRAVDQYGNPIPGGYNNLIGLHTTGYYYRGHDDNTDLSLSGNMTSQLNKYWQMKGGADLTYYTLKRFQETKAFKAIEDNTYHPYEGNLYFQNKLEFGGLIMNLGLRYDFYNVNDKVYTNPFDPLDITTAALENRAPHPQTEPTKLYGQLSPRIGISHPISEKTVLHFSYGHFFQRASFGDYGEGTAVSGILNTYLIRLDSATVIPYNLGNRDLKPRKTVAYELGIEHNFEGLVADLTAFYKDITKTIRTVTVYTLSGARYLTSGNGDYGDAKGIEISITKPMTGFWGGYLNYSWSTGIYGRSGDPTVIVPPGSNIQVSQNYDIGDAIAYDPSRLKFGLTFVVPRDFTWMSSLLANLQLSLDYQVYYPNPNIPEDVFPEAGKNFMRTSNRNADIRIRKEFDFKIIRPAFFVEIHNAFNDKWVNFSVVKTASPEDRVKFVNSGFTQFPEKNVNGAPFPDVLEYTNLPRQVVFGFALSL